One Rosa chinensis cultivar Old Blush chromosome 3, RchiOBHm-V2, whole genome shotgun sequence DNA window includes the following coding sequences:
- the LOC112191550 gene encoding uncharacterized protein LOC112191550 codes for MKIMRSILGARLLEDQLPPPLMWAGAPPKVVVDSSSSSRYTRRSIETLVVVLAVITIVGVLAGFVARLCGGRHLGDNGEYDIEGWVEKKCRSCIDGGVPPQPTPAPQPKPPATEEAKK; via the coding sequence ATGAAGATCATGAGGAGTATTCTAGGGGCAAGGCTGCTAGAGGATCAACTTCCACCACCACTAATGTGGGCAGGGGCGCCACCTAAAGTAGTGGTGGACTCATCAAGTAGTAGTCGGTACACACGTAGGTCGATTGAGACACTGGTGGTTGTTCTAGCAGTGATCACAATAGTGGGTGTCCTTGCAGGGTTCGTTGCTCGATTATGTGGTGGAAGGCATCTTGGTGACAATGGTGAGTATGACATAGAAGGATGGGTGGAGAAGAAGTGCAGGAGTTGCATTGATGGTGGAGTTCCGCCACAACCTACACCTGCACCGCAGCCGAAGCCTCCAGCAACAGAGGAAGCAAAGAAGTGA